Genomic window (Streptococcus porcinus):
TAGGTACTCAGGAAGAATTTTTTAACACTTTCAATGCTCTTCATAATAATAATAAACAGATTGTTTTAACGAGTGATCGAACACCTGACCATTTGAATGATTTAGAACAAAGACTTGTTACACGATTTAAATGGGGATTGACTGTAAATATCACACCTCCTGATTTTGAAACGCGAGTTGCTATTTTAACTAATAAAATACAAGAATATAGTTTTACTTTCCCTCAAGATACTATTGAGTACTTAGCAGGACAATTTGATTCAAATGTGAGAGATTTAGAGGGTGCTTTAAAAGATATCAGCCTTGTTGCTAACTTCAAACAGATTGATAAAATCACTGTGGATATTGCTGCAGAAGCCATTCGTGCTCGAAAGCAAGACACCCCAAAAATGACAATTATACCGATTGAAGAAATTCAAATGCAAGTTGGAAAATTCTATGGCGTGACAGTAAAAGAAATAAAGGCAACAAAACGAACACAAGATATTGTTTTAGCTCGTCAAGTAGCCATGTTTCTAGCTCGTGAGATGACTGATAACTCCTTGCCAAAAATTGGTAAAGAATTTGGCGGTCGTGACCACTCAACTGTTCTTCATGCTTACAATAAAATTAAAAATATGATTGTCGAAGATGAAAGTCTTCGTATTGAAATCGAAACTATCAAAAATAAGATTAAATAAGCTGTGGATAAAGTACTATTTTAAATCAATCTTATCCACAAGTTGTGAACAAAGCTTAAAGCTTATCCCTACTGCATTAATACTAATTTTCCACTATATACACAAGACCTACTACTACTACTAAATATTATACTTATAAAATAAAGGAGTCCTCATGATTCAATTCTCTATAAATCGTTCCCTTTTTATCCAAGCTTTAAATGCGACCAAAAGAGCTATTAGCAGTAAAAATGCTATTCCAGTTCTTTCAACTATAAAAATTGAAGTTAGTCAATCCGATATTACTTTAACAGGTTCTAATGGGCAAATCTCAATTGAAAATATTATTCCTGTTTCAAATGAAAATGCAGGTCTCTTAATTTCTTCGCCAGGTGCAATCTTATTGGAAGCAAGCTTTTTTATCAATATTATTTCAAGTCTTCCTGATCTTACTTTAGATTTTAAAGAAATTGAACATCATCAAGTTGTTCTGACGAGTGGAAAATCAGAAATCACCTTGAAAGGTAAAGATGTTGAGCAATATCCTCGTTTACAAGAAGTTTCAACTGATAATCCACTTATTTTAGAAACAAAATTATTAAAATCCATTATTTCTGAAACGGCATTTGCTGCTAGTACGCAAGAAAGTCGTCCAATTCTAACAGGTGTGCATTTAATGTTGAAGAATCATAAAGAATTTAAAGCGGTAGCTACAGATTCACACCGTATGAGCCAGCGGCTTTTAACTTTAGAAAAATCAGCAACTGACTTTGATGTTGTTATTCCAAGTAAATCTTTAAGAGAGTTTACTTCTGTTTTTACAGATGATATTGAAACAGTGGAAATCTTTTTCTCTCCAAGTCAAATCTTATTTAGAAGTGATTACATTTCTTTTTATACTAGACTTTTAGAAGGAAATTATCCTGATACTGATCGTTTACTGATGAATCAATTTGAAACTGAAGCCGTTTTCAATACCCAAGCCTTAAGACATGCTATGGAACGTGCTTACCTGATTTCTAATGCGACTCAAAATGGAACTGTTAAACTTGAAATCACTGAGTCTTCAGTTACTGCTCATGTTAATTCTCCTGAAGTAGGAAAAGTAAATGAAGAATTGGAAACAGTAGAAAAAACTGGAAGTGACTTGACAATTTCTTTTAACCCTACATACTTAATTGAAGCATTGAAAGCTTTTAAAAATGAAACTGTAAGAATCCGTTTTGTATCACCAGTTAGACCTTTCACTTTAACTTCTGATGATGAAGAAGGGTTTATTCAATTAATTACACCAGTAAGAACTAACTAATTCAAAAAGATAAGCTCTCAGGGCTTATCTTTTGATATGATAAACAAACTTGGTAAGGAGTAGGTCCTCATGTATCAGCTTGGAACTGTAGTAGAGATGAAAAAGCCTCATGCATGTATTGTCAAAGAAAATGGAAAAAAAGCTAATTCTTGGAAAATCGTAAGAATTGGGGCAGATATCAAAATTCAATGTCAAAATTGTGATCATATTGTAATGATGAGTCGTCATAATTTTGAAAGAAAATTAAAGAAAATTATTTCGCAACCTTAGAAAACTTGTTTTTAAAGGTTAGCAACTAATAGTTGCTCTTAAAAAGTGCTGGTATTTTTGGTATGGAATAGTGTAAAGTAGATGTAAACAAAGAAAGGTAGTATTATATTTTGAATAAATTTGCAGAACAATTAAAAAACTATCGACTTAAAAAAAACTATTCTCAAGATGCTTTAGCTGACCGACTTTTCATTTCACGACAAGCGATTTCTAAATGGGAAAATGGGGACAGCACTCCTGATTTGGAAAATCTTGTTAAACTGGCAGAAATTTTTGATGTTACACTTGATCAATTGGTGAGAGGAAAAGAATTAGCTTCATCACATAATAATGAAAATGATTCAGAAGAAGATGATAATCTTAACCTTCTTGAAGGTAGAGAGTATGTTATAAATCCAGAGACAGGAAAATATGAAAAACGTGATGGGATCACAATTTTTATTGACCTTGTATCAGAATATTGGTGGCTAATCTTTTTTGTGCCAATTATTATTAGTTTTATCAAATCACTTATAAATTTATTTTAGTCTATCACTGATAGGCTTTTTTCTTTTGGTTTATGCTATAATATTATTGATTGAAATTTTGAACGGAGAAAAAGAACTTATGGCTTTAACAGCTGGTATTGTTGGCTTGCCTAACGTAGGTAAATCAACCCTTTTTAATGCAATTACTAAAGCAGGTGCAGAAGCTGCTAATTATCCTTTTGCGACAATTGATCCAAATGTTGGTATGGTTGAAGTACCTGATGAACGTCTTAATAAATTAACGGAATTAATTACGCCTAAAAAAACTGTTCCAACTACTTTTGAATTTACCGATATTGCAGGGATTGTTAAAGGAGCTTCAAAAGGTGAAGGTTTAGGAAATAAATTTCTTGCTAATATTCGTGAGGTTGATGCTATTGTTCACGTAGTTCGTGCTTTTGACGATGAAAATGTAATGCGCGAACAAGGTCGTGACGATGCCTTTGTAGATCCAATGGCTGATATTGACACTATTAATTTGGAATTAATCCTTGCCGACTTAGATTCAATCAATAAACGTTATGCACGTGTTGAAAAAATGGCTCGGACACAAAAAGATAAAGATTCTGTGGCTGAATTTAATGTTCTTCAAAAAATTAAACCAGTCCTAGAAGATGGTAAATCAGCTCGAACTATTGATTTTACAGATGAAGAAGAAAAAGTAGTAAAGGGACTATTCTTACTAACAACAAAGCCAGTTTTATATGTTGCTAACGTTGATGAAGATCGTGTTGCTGATCCAGATGACATTGGTTATGTTAAACAAATTCGTGCTTTTGCAGAAACAGAAAATGCTGAAGTTGTTGTTATCTCCGCGCGTGCAGAAGAAGGAATTTCAGAATTAGACGATGACGATAAAGCAGAATTTTTAGAAGCTATTGGTCTAACGGAGTCAGGTGTTGATAAATTGACACGCGCAGCTTACCATTTACTTGGTTTAGGAACATATTTCACTGCTGGTGAAAAAGAGGTACGGTCTTGGACATTTAAACGAGGAATTAAAGCACCACAAGCTGCTGGAATTATTCATTCTGATTTTGAAAGAGGATTTATCCGAGCAGTAACAATGAGTTATGATGATTTAATTAAGTATGGCAGTGAAAAGGCTGTTAAAGAAGCTGGTCGTCTTCGTGAAGAAGGTAAAGAGTATATTGTGCAAGATGGCGATATTATGGAGTTTCGATTTAACGTTTAAAAAGAGAAAAAATAGCTAAGAAGGTTGGAAGTTAATTCCAACCCTTTTGGTATTTAATAGAAAAGAGGAAGAATGGTAAAAATGATTGTAGGGCTGGGAAATCCTGGTTCTAAATACGACAATACGAAACATAATGTTGGTTTTATGGCTATAGATCAACTTGCTAAAAATTTTGATGTTACTTTTTCAGAAAATAAGAATTTTAAAGCACTTGTTGGTTGTACATTTGTTAATCAAGAGAAAGTTTATTTTATTAAACCAACAACATTTATGAACAATAGTGGTATTGCTGTTAGAGCATTATTGACTTATTATAATATCTCTATTTCAGACTTAATTGTCATTTATGATGATTTAGATATGGAAGTAGGTAAACTTCGTTTTCGCCAAAAAGGTTCTGCTGGTGGACACAATGGCATAAAGTCTATTATTGCAAATATAGGCAGTCAAGAATTTGATCGTGTCAAAATTGGTATCGGTCGACCACGCCCTGGAATGACGGTCATCAATCACGTATTAGGAAAATTTGAAAAAGAAGATGGAATAAGAATTGCATTAACACTAGAAAAAGTTGTCACGGCTGTAAATTTCTATTTACAAGAAGATAACTTTGAATTAACTATGCAAAAATTCAATGGGTAATTATGAATATTATAGAATTATTTAGTCAAAATAAACTCTTACAAGAGTGGATGTCAAATTCGGTAAATCTGGATAGACAATTAATAATGGGTTTATCTGGATCAAGTAAAGCATTAGCGGTTGCAGCCAATTACCGTTATCAGAATGGTAAGTTAATTATTATTACTTCTAGTCAAAATGAACTAGAAAAATTAGCATCAGACTTGTCTGCTTTGATAGGAGAAGATGAAGTTTATCAGTTTTTTGCAGATGATGTTGCTCCTGCTGAGTTTATTTTTTCTTCTTTAGATAAGTCATTGTCAAGGATAGAAGCTCTGCAATTTCTAATAAATCATAACGCTAAAGGAATTTTATTAACTACCATTGTAGGTTTAAAAATCCTTTTACCTAACCCTCGGATCTTTCAAAAATACAGTTTCCGATTTTGTGTTGGAAATGATTATAATTTTGATGATTTGGTCAAAAATTTGACTCAAATTGGTTACCAAAAAGTTAGTCAAGTGATTAATCCTGGGGAATTTAGTAGACGCGGAGATATTTTAGATATTTATGAGGTTAGGCAAGCTAACCCATATCGAATTGAATTTTTTGGGGATGAAATAGACGGAATTCGTTATTTTGATAGTGATAGTCAAAAATCTATTGAAAATTTAAGAGAAATTATGATTAGCCCTGCTAGTGAAATGATTTTAGAAAAAGCAGATTTTTCACGTGGAATTAGTAATCTGGAATCAGCTCTTCATTTGGTAAACGCTGAATCAAAATCCTATTTAGAAGACATCCTAGCAGTCTCAAAAGATGGTTATCGACATAAAGATATCGGCAAATTTCTTTCTCTCTTTTATGAAAAAGAGTGGACATTGCTCGATTATACCCCTAAAGGGGTACCAGTATTTTTTGATGATTTCCAAAAAATACTAGATAAAAATGCTAGCTTTGATTTAGAAGTTGCTAATTTGTTAACAGAAGATTTACATCAGGGTAAAGCTCTCCCTTCTTTGCATTACTTTGCAGATACTTATAGGAATATTAGAACTTACAAGCCAGCAACTTTTTTCTCTAATTTTCATAAAGGTTTAGGAAATATTAAATTTGACAAGTTGTATCAGTTTACTCAGTATGCTATGCAAGAGTTTTTTAATCAATTTCCATTACTAATTGATGAAATTAACCGCTATAAAAAGTCAAATGCGACAGTCCTCATTCAAGTTGAGTCAGAACATGCTTATGAACGATTATTAAAAAATTTAGAAGACTATCATTTCAATATTCCTTTGATAGACCATAATAATATTCAAGCTCATCAAGTTCAGATAATAATTGGTCAATTAGCAAATGGATTTTATTTTGCAGATGAAAAAGTTGCCTATATTACTGAGCATGAAATTTATCATAAAAAAATTAAGCGTCGTGTTCGGAAGTCAAATATTAGTAATGCTGAACGATTAAAAAATTACAATGAATTAGTAAAGGGTGATTATGTTGTTCACAATGTTCATGGAATAGGTCGTTTTTTAGGCATTGAAACGATTAAACTTCAAGGTATTCATCGTGATTATGTAACTATCCAATATCAAAATTCAGATAGGATTTCTCTTCCTGTTGAACAGATTGAAAGTTTATCAAAATATGTTTCTGCTGACGGTAAAGAGCCTAAGATAAATAAATTAAATGACGGTCGTTTCCAAAAGACAAAACAAAAAGTCAGCAAACAAGTGGAAGATATCGCCGATGATTTATTAAGGTTATATGCTGAAAGAAGTCAGTTAAAAGGATTTCAATTTTCACCTGATGACGAATTGCAAGAATCATTTGATAATGATTTTCCTTTTGTTGAAACTGAAGATCAATTGCGCTCAATTCAAGAAATTAAAAAAGATATGGAAAGTCAACTCCCAATGGATCGTCTTTTAGTAGGTGATGTTGGATTTGGTAAAACAGAAGTGGCTATGAGAGCAGCATTTAAAGCTGTAAAAGATCATAAACAAGTTGCTATTTTAGTTCCAACAACTGTCTTAGCTCAGCAACATTATGATAATTTTAGAGAGCGATTTGAAAATTATCCAGTTGAAGTTGATGTTCTAAGCCGTTTTCAAAGTAAAAAAGAACAAAATACAAGTCTAGAAAAACTTGCTAAAGGTCAAGTTGATATTATTATAGGTACTCATCGTCTCCTGTCAAAAGATGTTCAATTTTCTGACTTAGGCCTAATTGTTATTGATGAGGAAC
Coding sequences:
- a CDS encoding helix-turn-helix domain-containing protein, whose product is MNKFAEQLKNYRLKKNYSQDALADRLFISRQAISKWENGDSTPDLENLVKLAEIFDVTLDQLVRGKELASSHNNENDSEEDDNLNLLEGREYVINPETGKYEKRDGITIFIDLVSEYWWLIFFVPIIISFIKSLINLF
- the dnaN gene encoding DNA polymerase III subunit beta — its product is MIQFSINRSLFIQALNATKRAISSKNAIPVLSTIKIEVSQSDITLTGSNGQISIENIIPVSNENAGLLISSPGAILLEASFFINIISSLPDLTLDFKEIEHHQVVLTSGKSEITLKGKDVEQYPRLQEVSTDNPLILETKLLKSIISETAFAASTQESRPILTGVHLMLKNHKEFKAVATDSHRMSQRLLTLEKSATDFDVVIPSKSLREFTSVFTDDIETVEIFFSPSQILFRSDYISFYTRLLEGNYPDTDRLLMNQFETEAVFNTQALRHAMERAYLISNATQNGTVKLEITESSVTAHVNSPEVGKVNEELETVEKTGSDLTISFNPTYLIEALKAFKNETVRIRFVSPVRPFTLTSDDEEGFIQLITPVRTN
- the ychF gene encoding redox-regulated ATPase YchF; the protein is MALTAGIVGLPNVGKSTLFNAITKAGAEAANYPFATIDPNVGMVEVPDERLNKLTELITPKKTVPTTFEFTDIAGIVKGASKGEGLGNKFLANIREVDAIVHVVRAFDDENVMREQGRDDAFVDPMADIDTINLELILADLDSINKRYARVEKMARTQKDKDSVAEFNVLQKIKPVLEDGKSARTIDFTDEEEKVVKGLFLLTTKPVLYVANVDEDRVADPDDIGYVKQIRAFAETENAEVVVISARAEEGISELDDDDKAEFLEAIGLTESGVDKLTRAAYHLLGLGTYFTAGEKEVRSWTFKRGIKAPQAAGIIHSDFERGFIRAVTMSYDDLIKYGSEKAVKEAGRLREEGKEYIVQDGDIMEFRFNV
- the pth gene encoding aminoacyl-tRNA hydrolase, with the protein product MVKMIVGLGNPGSKYDNTKHNVGFMAIDQLAKNFDVTFSENKNFKALVGCTFVNQEKVYFIKPTTFMNNSGIAVRALLTYYNISISDLIVIYDDLDMEVGKLRFRQKGSAGGHNGIKSIIANIGSQEFDRVKIGIGRPRPGMTVINHVLGKFEKEDGIRIALTLEKVVTAVNFYLQEDNFELTMQKFNG
- the mfd gene encoding transcription-repair coupling factor translates to MNIIELFSQNKLLQEWMSNSVNLDRQLIMGLSGSSKALAVAANYRYQNGKLIIITSSQNELEKLASDLSALIGEDEVYQFFADDVAPAEFIFSSLDKSLSRIEALQFLINHNAKGILLTTIVGLKILLPNPRIFQKYSFRFCVGNDYNFDDLVKNLTQIGYQKVSQVINPGEFSRRGDILDIYEVRQANPYRIEFFGDEIDGIRYFDSDSQKSIENLREIMISPASEMILEKADFSRGISNLESALHLVNAESKSYLEDILAVSKDGYRHKDIGKFLSLFYEKEWTLLDYTPKGVPVFFDDFQKILDKNASFDLEVANLLTEDLHQGKALPSLHYFADTYRNIRTYKPATFFSNFHKGLGNIKFDKLYQFTQYAMQEFFNQFPLLIDEINRYKKSNATVLIQVESEHAYERLLKNLEDYHFNIPLIDHNNIQAHQVQIIIGQLANGFYFADEKVAYITEHEIYHKKIKRRVRKSNISNAERLKNYNELVKGDYVVHNVHGIGRFLGIETIKLQGIHRDYVTIQYQNSDRISLPVEQIESLSKYVSADGKEPKINKLNDGRFQKTKQKVSKQVEDIADDLLRLYAERSQLKGFQFSPDDELQESFDNDFPFVETEDQLRSIQEIKKDMESQLPMDRLLVGDVGFGKTEVAMRAAFKAVKDHKQVAILVPTTVLAQQHYDNFRERFENYPVEVDVLSRFQSKKEQNTSLEKLAKGQVDIIIGTHRLLSKDVQFSDLGLIVIDEEQRFGVKHKEKLKELKSKVDVLTLTATPIPRTLHMSILGIRDLSVIETPPTNRYPVQTYVLETNPSLVREAILREMDRGGQVFYVYNKVDTIDKKVSQLQELVPEAAIGFVHGQMSEIQLENTLIDFINGDYDVLVATTIIETGVDISNVNTLFVENADHMGLSTLYQLRGRVGRSNRIAYAYLMYRPDKILSEISEKRLEAIKGFTELGSGFKIAMRDLAIRGAGNILGASQSGFIDSVGFEMYSQLLEEAIANKQGRVKLRRKGNAEINLQIDAYLPQEYITDERQKIELYKRIREIESKDDYLLLQEEIIDRFGEYPDQVAYLLEIGLLKYYMDKAFAELVERKGNQVIVRFEKVSLTHYLTQDYFEALAKTTLKARISETNGKIDIIFDIKYKKDYDILEELMLFGECLGEIKDRKTRKSS
- a CDS encoding DUF951 domain-containing protein; this encodes MYQLGTVVEMKKPHACIVKENGKKANSWKIVRIGADIKIQCQNCDHIVMMSRHNFERKLKKIISQP
- the dnaA gene encoding chromosomal replication initiator protein DnaA, translating into MTENETIFWNRVLELAQSQLKQTTYEFFVFDARLIKVADNVATIYLDPMKELFWEKNLKDVILTAGFEIFNAQIAVDYQFEDDLEIISGAQDASQTFSPQNINPLPLVKSDLNPKYSFENFIQGDENRWAVAASIAVANTPGTTYNPLFIWGGPGLGKTHLLNAIGNSVLLDNPNARVKYITAENFINEFVIHIRLDTMDELKEKFRNLDLLLIDDIQSLAKKTLLGTQEEFFNTFNALHNNNKQIVLTSDRTPDHLNDLEQRLVTRFKWGLTVNITPPDFETRVAILTNKIQEYSFTFPQDTIEYLAGQFDSNVRDLEGALKDISLVANFKQIDKITVDIAAEAIRARKQDTPKMTIIPIEEIQMQVGKFYGVTVKEIKATKRTQDIVLARQVAMFLAREMTDNSLPKIGKEFGGRDHSTVLHAYNKIKNMIVEDESLRIEIETIKNKIK